Genomic DNA from Mycobacterium stomatepiae:
CTGCGTCAATGACCTGCGGCAAACGTGAAAACCGACCCGGCGCGGGCACGCCCGCGGCCCCCTCAGGGCACGCGCCCAACCAGCGCCTTCGCTGAGAAATGGACCTTGCTTTTTCTCACGGTGATAGAACGCAGTGATGGATTCGCGGCAAGCGCCGGCGGCTGATGACTGGCTGATAGGGCGAGATCGTCATACGGAGGCTGCCGAACGCATCTACGCCGCAGCCGCCGACCTGATGTCCCAACACGGGTATGACGGCTTCAACATCGACGCCCTGGCTGCCAAGGTCCACTGTTCGCCGGCGACCATCTACCGCCATGCCGGAGGCAAGAGCACCATCCGCGACGCCGTGATGAGCCGGCAGGCCGAAGGCGTACTCGAGTCGGTCCGCGAAGCCATCGCCGGGTTGACCGGTGCGGAACGCATCGTCACCGCCACCACGGTCGCGTTGAAGCGGCTGCGGGCCGATCCACTGTCAATCATCATGCGTTCGATGACCACACTCCCCGGCGAAGAGTGGCTCACGAAGTCCCCTGTCGTCACCCGCCTCGCCGACGAAATGGTCGGCCTGACTACGCCCGATCCCCTTGCGTCGCAATGGCTGATCCGAGCGTTTCTTGCACTGTGGTGCTGGCCGATCGCAGACGCCGATACCGAGGAGCACATGGTGCGGCGATTCCTCGGACCGCCCTACGACGCGGCATCCAACGACCCAGTCGCATAGCTTCAATTAGGTGCACAGGGCTCAGCTCAGCTGATCTTGGTGATTTGCACCGGCGTGCTCAGGACGAGTGAGCGGTTTCGTCCGCAGTTTCCGCTCGTGCCGGTGGTTTGGTCTGCGATTCCAGCAGACGCTCAAGAAATGGCTACGCGCCCAGCCACATCAGCCACCCAGCGTCACCGAACAACAGGTAAGCAACTGCTGCGGGCGCACCGCTAACTCGTCACGGGGCCGCACGCGCAACGATGTGCGGTCATGACGATCGCATGCTCATAGCTGCTCGGCGCCGCCGTCGACGAAAAGTTCGCTTCCAGTCATGAAGCTGCTTTGGTCGGAGGCCAAAAAGAGCACTGCGGCGGCAATCTCGCTAGGCCTTCCCAACCGGCCCATGGGCGACCATACTGCGCTCGCAAGTAAGCCGCTGCCCAGTCAGCAAATTCAGCTCGCCCAGGAATTGACCCCGGCCGTGGCGGGCCAGGACGGTTTCGCTGTGATCGGCGCCGGACTGGCGAACCATTTCGACGACGGCGCTGACCAATACGACAAAGTCATAACTAGGTTGGCTTGCCTCA
This window encodes:
- a CDS encoding TetR/AcrR family transcriptional regulator, giving the protein MDSRQAPAADDWLIGRDRHTEAAERIYAAAADLMSQHGYDGFNIDALAAKVHCSPATIYRHAGGKSTIRDAVMSRQAEGVLESVREAIAGLTGAERIVTATTVALKRLRADPLSIIMRSMTTLPGEEWLTKSPVVTRLADEMVGLTTPDPLASQWLIRAFLALWCWPIADADTEEHMVRRFLGPPYDAASNDPVA